One region of Populus trichocarpa isolate Nisqually-1 chromosome 4, P.trichocarpa_v4.1, whole genome shotgun sequence genomic DNA includes:
- the LOC7456775 gene encoding uncharacterized protein LOC7456775 yields the protein MAAEGNEASNGWPLGLMSTRLRVMETIQAAPAEPYSLRIRSSSFSSFSSSNLDTESTASFFQDKSVPLGRLIGIRPGNGGLYFPRRVHADEQGKIAVRAIRAASSEVSGARRADMSHGICIPLLAGTLEKMSRSKSKSRQ from the exons ATGGCAGCAGAG GGCAATGAGGCATCAAATGGATGGCCCCTCGGACTAATGAGCACAAGACTACGAGTGATGGAGACAATACAGGCTGCTCCAGCAGAACCGTATTCCTTGCGTATACGCTCATCTAGTTtctcttcgttctcatcctccAACCTTGACACTGAG TCAACAGCATCCTTCTTCCAAGACAAAAGTGTGCCACTGGGCCGGCTAATTGGAATCAGACCAGGAAATGGAGGTTTGTACTTCCCAAGGAGAGTCCATGCAGATGAACAAGGAAAAATAGCCGTAAGAGCTATTAGGGCTGCAAGTTCTGAAGTCTCTGGAGCACGCAGGGCAGATATGTCTCATGGAATCTGCATTCCTTTACTAGCTGGCACCCTAGAAAAGATGAGCAGAAGCAAGAGCAAGTCGagacaatga
- the LOC7456777 gene encoding uncharacterized protein LOC7456777: MAQIQFRTSRIATPLEHATAEQFYSVFNKPPYRIREICSQIGINIQSATEKSATIQFQTSDGAIKTVEGTVERSADDPSRTVRFLTSEANTVPDSVHELKLEVTDDSNPSAKWMVSNMHCSTPYDYLQLLVSVSKAVDNYFRQN; this comes from the exons ATGGCTCAAATTCAATTCAGGACCAGTAGGATTGCAACACCACTTGAACACGCTACTGCAGAACAGTTTTACAGTGTCTTTAACAAGCCGCCATACCGCATACGTGAAATCTGCAGTCAGATTGGGATCAACATTCAATCTGCCACTGAAAAAAGCGCGACGATTCAATTCCAAACTTCCGATG GTGCCATCAAAACAGTCGAAGGTACAGTGGAAAGGTCGGCAGACGACCCCTCGAGAACCGTGAGATTCTTAACATCGGAAGCAAACACAGTACCGGACAGCGTCCACGAGCTCAAATTGGAGGTTACAGATGATAGCAACCCTAGTGCAAAATGGATGGTCTCTAATATGCACTGCTCAACTCCTTATGATTACCTCCAACTTTTGGTTTCTGTCAGCAAGGCTGTTGATAATTACTTTAGGCAAAATTAG
- the LOC127905246 gene encoding uncharacterized protein LOC127905246 yields MADQGSTAAGARWDHPNHQFYLHHSDQPGAVLVPQSLVEDNYSTWSQSMTMALTVKNKIGFIDGSMKEPDEKKFDEHQQWNRCNSLVKTWLLGSMSKEIATSVINCKDARQMWLDLQERFSHVNVVQLFNVENEIHDCVQGNMFVGSYFTKLKGLWDERDALCTFPTCTCGAIKEVVAYMETQKTMKFLMGLNDSYVGVRSNTLLQDPLPTVNKAYSLVIRHEKQLEVTTGKSHAQPEAAVFAVRNSNNEIEAELRCFKCNRTNHTAKDCRAHLRCTFCRWKGHTAEYCRKKKAVTEAEFNATISKGNQVASHKNERKEMSFPFTTEECKQILSMLKNKTTSANHVSNCPTHDELSGPTFGEDDWDGN; encoded by the coding sequence ATGGCAGACCAAGGAAGCACAGCAGCAGGCGCAAGATGGGATCATCCCAATCATCAATTTTATCTTCACCATTCAGACCAACCTGGCGCTGTTCTTGTGCCACAATCCCTGGTTGAAGACAACTATAGTACATGGAGCCAATCCATGACTATGGCTCTGACAGTTAAAAATAAGATTGGGTTCATAGATGGCTCAATGAAGGAGCCTGATGAGAAGAAATTTGATGAACATCAACAATGGAACCGATGCAATAGTCTGGTGAAAACTTGGCTATTAGGATCCATGTCCAAAGAAATTGCCACAAGCGTCATCAACTGCAAAGATGCCAGACAGATGTGGCTTGACTTACAGGAACGATTCTCGCATGTAAATGTGGTTCAACTATTTAATGTTGAGAATGAAATTCATGATTGTGTGCAGGGAAACATGTTTGTAGGGTCTTACTTCACAAAGCTAAAGGGCCTATGGGATGAACGTGATGCACTTTGCACTTTTCCAACATGCACTTGTGGGGCAATCAAAGAAGTAGTTGCATATATGGAGACACAGAAAACCATGAAATTCCTCATGGGTCTTAATGATTCATATGTAGGTGTTCGCAGCAACACTCTGTTACAAGATCCACTACCCACAGTAAACAAAGCATATTCACTGGTCATTCGCCATGAGAAACAATTAGAGGTGACAACCGGGAAAAGCCATGCTCAGCCTGAGGCTGCTGTCTTCGCTGTAAGGAATTCAAACAATGAGATTGAAGCTGAACTGAGATGCTTCAAGTGTAACAGAACAAACCACACTGCCAAGGATTGCCGTGCACATCTCAGATGCACCTTTTGCCGCTGGAAGGGACATACAGCAGAATATTGTCGCAAAAAGAAAGCAGTGACTGAAGCTGAGTTTAATGCGACAATTTCCAAAGGCAACCAAGTGGCATCACACAAGAATGAAAGAAAGGAGATGAGTTTTCCCTTCACAACTGAAGAATGCAAACAGATACTCAGCATGCTAAAGAATAAAACAACTTCTGCCAATCATGTTAGTAACTGCCCAACTCATGATGAACTCTCGG